Part of the Desulfurispira natronophila genome is shown below.
ATCAAGGGCGATGCCGATTTCCGCCTGATGCTCCTGCACCGCTTGCGACAGAGCTGCGGGATACACCGCCCCGCACTCGTGATTGATATTAATACCATCTGGCTTATTGTTGATAGCGACAATATCTGCTCCCAGCTCAGCAAAGACTTCGGGAGCTACTTTATAGGCAGCCCCATTGGCACAATCCACCACAATCTTCATGCCCTCAAGAGTCATATTGCGCGGAAAAGTTCCCTTGCAGTACTCAATGTAGCGTTCGGTGGCCCCTTCAATGCGGCGGGCCCGCCCCAAGGAATTGCGACGGGCGGTATAGCGCCCCAGGTCATTCTCCAGCACTATACTCTCCAGCTCCTGCTCTATGCCGTCATCAAGTTTAAAGCCGTTGCGGTTAAAGAACTTTATGCCATTATCGTAGTAGGGATTGTGAGAGGCGCTGATAACAATCCCTGCGCTGGCCCGAAGCGTTTTGGTCATAAGGGCAATGGCGGGGGTCGGCAGTGGGCCCAGCAGAATGGCGTCCATACCGGCACTGGTAATTCCTGCCATCAGGGCGCTTTCGATCATGTAGCCAGAGCGGCGGGTATCCTTGCCAATGACAATCTGGTTTTTGCGTGTCCCTTCGCGATCCTTGAAAACGTGTGCGGCGGCCATTCCCAGGCGCAGGACAAAGTCAGCGGTCATAGGATAAATATTGGCCTCGGCGCGAACACCGTCGGTCCCAAAAAACTGTCTCATGGTGATGTGGTCTCCTTGGCAACTTCAACCGTTACAACGATATCAACTGGCTCCCACTGCACACTTGGTGGCAGCAACAGAGAGGTGTGTATACGACGGGTTTGGCCGATCTGATGGATATCGATAGCGGTGGTACGCACCGTGGCATAGCGATCGGCATCCTCCTGTGCCACGCGCAACCTCACCGCAGCAGGTGATACGGAGATACGGGTGATCTTGTAACCCCTGGCTACCTCTCCCAGTAAAGATGGGACAACCGTTGCCTCCACCACGGTCACCGGGTCAAGGTGATACCGCGCCACACTGGGTTTGATTGAGAGCACCTCAACCCCAAAAGGCACCTCCAGGTATTCAGTTCCTAAGCTTACTACCGTTTCGTACCCCAGAGGTTTCGGCTCCACCGGGATCTCCAGGCGACTTCGCTGAAATTGGCGGCCCGAGATAATACTACTGGGACCAGCCACCTGAGCCTCCACGTAATCAACATCGCTGACAACGATCACGCCTTCCGGCACATCTACAAAGTGCACAGGCAAAGTGACGCTTACCGTAGTCTTGTCGGTACTGGTAACAAACGCCCAGAGAATGATGGCAAAAAGCAAAGCCACCAGCTTGTAGGTTAAGTTATCAAAAAGGGTGCGGATCATTTACGCCCCCCTTTGATTCTTGGGGAAAAGATATTTTTCAGCACTTTTTTCAGGGTGTTACTGTCAAGCTTGCGAATAATACGACCTCCTACGGCCACACTGATCGCGCCTGTCTCTTCACTCACAACCACCGCTACGCAATCCGTCTGTTCCGTAACGCCAATGGCCGCCCGATGCCGGGTCCCCAGCTCTTTATCGATATCAGGATTCATGCTAACGGTAAGAAAACATCCTGCGGCATGAATGCGATTGTTGCGAATAAGCACCGCTCCGTCATGAATGGGGGTGCTGGGCTGAAATATCGTAATGAGAAGCTCTTTGCTGGTGATGGCATCCAGAACCACCGTTACATCGGCATAGTTCTGCAGATTACTTTCCCGCTCCAGCACGATCAGAGCCCCCATCTTGCGAGAAGCCAGGTTGACACAGGCCCTCACCACTTCCTCTATAGCCTCTAACTGCTTCTGATCCGTCTTGGCAAAGACACGGAAGACATCATTTTGGCCAATAGAAACCAGAAATTTTCGAATTTCCGGATGAAAAAGAATAATCAGGGCCAGCACCAAATAGCCAGCTATATTTTTCACCAGCCAGTAGATCGTATTGAGCTCGGCGACTTGGGCAGCAAACGATACCCCCAGTATCAGCAAAATACCGGAGAACACCTGAACAGCCGTTGTACCGCGCAGGAAAGTGAGAAGCTTGTAAATAATAATCCACACCAGAAGTATGTCTATGGCGTCGCGCCAAGTGAAATTGAAGATGAGTTCAGACATTCTCGCTCCGCCTGTCGTGAGAATATAGTGACCATTCACAGCACCAGGTACTATGATGCGCGGCTAACCTACATGCACGGGAAATAGGTGCTCATCACTATACACGAAAATGCTCCCTTTGTCGGCCAGAAAATTCATCACGAATACGTCATGGGGAAAATACAACCAGGCACTTCTGTTTATTTCAGCGCATGCAGCTTACTGACTACCCTCTACCGGCAGGCGTGCAAATTGCGCACCCAGGGCAGAACACTGATGCTCCCTGCCAGGCTATCGCACTCACCTGTTCAACCACAGGGCACTTGCTACCTGCAACGCCTGACGAGTCTGGGCCACATCATGCACCCGCAGCACATTCACCCCCTGGCGGGCTGCCTCCAAAGCCACCGCCACACTCCCCCCCAGCCGTTGAGAGGCATCTTTCTCCCCACTAATCTGACCGATAAAGGTCTTGCGACTAGCACCGAGATAAGTCTTAAAGCCATACCCCCCCAGTTGAGACATGGAGCCGATAAGTCGTACGTTGGCTTCAAGTTCCTTGGCAAAACCGATACCTGGGTCTAAATAAACGTTCTCAGGCGCCCCACCCGCAGCTACAAATTGACGTGCCCGCTGCAACAAGTAGGCATGAACTTCCCCTACGACATCTTCATAGCAGGTGTGACGCTGCATATCCCGGGGCTGCCCCCGCTTGTGCATCAGGCAAATCTGCGCCCCTGCCTTGGCCACCATGTCCAGCATGCCGGAATCTTCCTCTCCAGCACTAACATCATTGACCATAGTCGCGCCAGCTTCCAGTGCAACGCGAGCAACCTGAGCACTGGTGGTATCAACGCTCACTGCAACTCCATCCGCCACCAGAGC
Proteins encoded:
- the folP gene encoding dihydropteroate synthase, with the protein product MRIHPAINHSVAGVLTTIPRIAGIVNVTPDSFSDGGRFVDCDIAIAHGHQLVLDGADLVDVGGESTRPGAQRVSAEEQLNRVLPVIEALVADGVAVSVDTTSAQVARVALEAGATMVNDVSAGEEDSGMLDMVAKAGAQICLMHKRGQPRDMQRHTCYEDVVGEVHAYLLQRARQFVAAGGAPENVYLDPGIGFAKELEANVRLIGSMSQLGGYGFKTYLGASRKTFIGQISGEKDASQRLGGSVAVALEAARQGVNVLRVHDVAQTRQALQVASALWLNR
- the glmM gene encoding phosphoglucosamine mutase; the encoded protein is MRQFFGTDGVRAEANIYPMTADFVLRLGMAAAHVFKDREGTRKNQIVIGKDTRRSGYMIESALMAGITSAGMDAILLGPLPTPAIALMTKTLRASAGIVISASHNPYYDNGIKFFNRNGFKLDDGIEQELESIVLENDLGRYTARRNSLGRARRIEGATERYIEYCKGTFPRNMTLEGMKIVVDCANGAAYKVAPEVFAELGADIVAINNKPDGININHECGAVYPAALSQAVQEHQAEIGIALDGDADRLIVVDRFGKVVDGDQIIGIAAQFMQQRSLLKGGAVVATVMSNIGLERFLGTLDLKLIRTDVGDRYVLDRMRYGGFNLGGEQSGHLVFLDYATTGDAVISALQVLAIMVENGRHIDELASHIERFPQVLVNRQVNKKVPLQELPRSQELIGRVEQVLQGSGRVLVRYSGTEPKVRVMLEGDNEDTLQRHANDIADCIVTEISGRA
- a CDS encoding CdaR family protein, encoding MIRTLFDNLTYKLVALLFAIILWAFVTSTDKTTVSVTLPVHFVDVPEGVIVVSDVDYVEAQVAGPSSIISGRQFQRSRLEIPVEPKPLGYETVVSLGTEYLEVPFGVEVLSIKPSVARYHLDPVTVVEATVVPSLLGEVARGYKITRISVSPAAVRLRVAQEDADRYATVRTTAIDIHQIGQTRRIHTSLLLPPSVQWEPVDIVVTVEVAKETTSP
- the cdaA gene encoding diadenylate cyclase CdaA; amino-acid sequence: MSELIFNFTWRDAIDILLVWIIIYKLLTFLRGTTAVQVFSGILLILGVSFAAQVAELNTIYWLVKNIAGYLVLALIILFHPEIRKFLVSIGQNDVFRVFAKTDQKQLEAIEEVVRACVNLASRKMGALIVLERESNLQNYADVTVVLDAITSKELLITIFQPSTPIHDGAVLIRNNRIHAAGCFLTVSMNPDIDKELGTRHRAAIGVTEQTDCVAVVVSEETGAISVAVGGRIIRKLDSNTLKKVLKNIFSPRIKGGRK